The genomic region AGAAAGTTTTTATTAAAAACAACCCAATTTCCAAAATTGTATATAGCTGGTTTATATGATATGGTTCTTGATGTAAAAAAAATTTATGAAGAAACTAAAAATGGAAATCAAATTTATTTTGTAGCTATACCTACAGGTCATATGGGGCATATAGAAAAACCTAAAGAAATAATAAAAATATTAGAAAATTTTATAGATTTTTCTATTTTTTATTAGGAAATAAAACATGAATAAAATAAATGAATAAAAAAAAATTACGTAAAAAATATTTGCATATGAGAAGATATATTTCTCAAAATGAAATTAGAAAAATGAGTTATGATATTTTTTTTCAGCTAAAAAAAATATTTTTTATATGGGAAAAGAAACTTTATCATATTTTTATACCAATACAAAAATTTCGAGAAATAAATACATTTATAATCATCAATTTTTTACTAAAAAAAGAAAAATGTGTGACTATTCCTTGTTCTAACTTTCATAAGTTATCTATAGAAAATTGTTTATTTCATGAAAATACCATATTAATCAAAAAAAAACATGGAATTTTAGAACCTATTCCAATGCATAAGTATATTATTTCTATTTCTATGATTGAAGTCATATTTATTCCTTTATTAATATTTGATTTAAAAGGTTATAGAATCGGTTACGGAAAAGGTTTTTATGATAGATTTATTCCTTTATGCAAAAAAAATGTTATGAAAATAGGTTTAAGTTATTTTTCTCCCATAAAAAAAATCCAAAATATACATAAAAATGATTTATTTCTGGATATAGGAATTACACCTAGTCAAATTTTTTTATTCGATAAAAATTCAAGAAATAAAAACTTTGAAAATATCCCAAATTATGATCGACATCATTATTAAACTAATAATGACAAATCCATAAACAGTACTACGTTCAATAATTTCTTCATTTATTTTTTTTCTTGTAATCATTTCAATCATGATAAATAAAATATAACCTCCATCTAATGATGGTATAGGGAATAAATTTAAAAACGCTAACCAAATAGATAAAGTACCTGTTAAAGTCCAAAAAATACCCCAATTCCATTTAGATGGAAATTCTTTAGCAATGGAAAAAAAACTTCCTATTTGTTTATAAGCTTTAGTTTCTATATGAAAAACATTTTTCAAAAAAAAGATTTGATTTTTTAAAACATCATAAGCTTTTTTTGTTCCATGAGGAAAGCTCTCTAAAAAAGAGTATTTCTTTTTTTCGAATAAAAAAATTTGATCTAAATCCATAAAGTTTTTTAAATAAATACCCAAAATCCCTTTTGAATCTAAAAAAATTTCTTTTTGAATTAATTTTCCATTTCTATTTATAGATATTAATATATTTTCATTTTTGTATTTTGATAATAAATCTTTTAATTGATCAGAAAAAAGAACAAATTCAGAATTAATAGCTAATATTTCATCATTATTTTTTAATCCATATTTTTCTGCTTTAGAATTTTTGATCATATAATTTATGATAGGAGGAACACGCGGTTTAATAAAAAAATTAAGTTCTTTTCGATCAAAAATAAATTTTTTCTTTTTATCATCTAATGGTAATTTTATAATATGACCCATACGATCTATAGTAATAGAATTTCCCAAAAGAATTTCTTTAGGAATTTCATTGAAATATGGAATATACTTATCGTTGATAAATAAAATTTTATCTCCATTTCTTAATCCAATTTTTTCTCCTATGGAATCAACTTCTATTCCATATTTCACATTTTTTGTAGGAAGATAAGTTTCTCCATATTTAAACAATAAAAAAGTAAAAATCAAAATGGATAACAATATATTAAAAATAATTCCTCCAGAAATGATTAACAGTCTTTTGATGGGGGATTTAGATCTAAATTCCCAATTTTTATTTTTTGATAAAATATTTTTGTTATCCATCATCATTCCAGATATTTTAACGTATCCTCCTAAAGGTAACCAACCTAATCCATAAATTGTATGTCCTATCTTTTTTTTAAAAATTGAAAACCAAGGATCAAAAAATAAAAAAAATCTTTCTACTCTAACTTTAAAGACTTGAGCTATAATAAAATGACCTAATTCATGAACAACAACTAATATAGAAATACTAAGTAGCAATTGTATAGATCTAATTAAAATTGATGACATTTCTCAGATTTAAAATAATTAAAAAAATAAAAAAGATAAATTTAAACCTTTATTCTAAAATAAAATATATTTTGAATTTATCTAATCTTAAAAAAGGAGAAAAAGGGATTATTAAGGGATATAAAAATGATAATTTTCCTGTCAAATTATTAGAATTAGGAGTTTTACCTGGTGTAAAAATTGAAATACTTTTTGTTTCTATTTTTTATGATCCATTATGTATAAGTTATGATCAATCTTGTTTAGCTTTACGAAAAAAAGAAGCTGAAAACATTATAGTTGAACCTATTATTCACAAAAATAAATAATGTCAAAAATTAAATTAGCTATTGTTGGAAATCCCAATGTAGGAAAAACTTCTTTATTCAATCAATTAACTGGACTTAATCAAAAAGTTGGAAATTATATAGGAGTTACAGTAGATAAAAAAATAGGAAATTTTTATTATGAAAATATGTGTTTTCAAATTATAGATCTTCCTGGAACTTATAGCATATATCCTTCATCTGAAGATGATGAAATAGTATGTAGGTTACTTAACAATATAAACGATTTAGATTATCCAGATAAAATCATAGTAGTAGCAGATTATTCGAATATAAAAAAAAGCCTTCTTTTACTTAGACAAGTACAAGATTTAGGATTTCCTGTTCTTTTTGTATTGAATATGGTCGACGAAGCAAAAAAAAAAGGAATATTTATTAATATAAAAAAATTAAAAAAATTTCTTATAACAGAAATTGTGTTGATCAATGCAAGAAAAGGAATAGGAGTTAATCAAATTAAAAGAAAAATAAAAAATTTAAATTCCAAAATAAAAATAACCCATTTTTTCAATCCCAGATTATATTATTCTCTTGCTATTAATGAAGTAAAAAATATTTATAAAGTCGATACTTATCAAGCTTGGTATTATTTAGCTTATCACAAAAAATTGTTAAAAGAAGATTGTTTATTAAATGAAATAAAAAAAAAATATAATATTATACCAAAACGATTACAAATCAAGGAAACATTAAGTCGATATGAAGAAATAGAAAA from Blattabacterium cuenoti harbors:
- a CDS encoding 5-formyltetrahydrofolate cyclo-ligase; protein product: MNKKKLRKKYLHMRRYISQNEIRKMSYDIFFQLKKIFFIWEKKLYHIFIPIQKFREINTFIIINFLLKKEKCVTIPCSNFHKLSIENCLFHENTILIKKKHGILEPIPMHKYIISISMIEVIFIPLLIFDLKGYRIGYGKGFYDRFIPLCKKNVMKIGLSYFSPIKKIQNIHKNDLFLDIGITPSQIFLFDKNSRNKNFENIPNYDRHHY
- a CDS encoding FeoA family protein, giving the protein MNLSNLKKGEKGIIKGYKNDNFPVKLLELGVLPGVKIEILFVSIFYDPLCISYDQSCLALRKKEAENIIVEPIIHKNK
- a CDS encoding alpha/beta fold hydrolase — translated: MSIRKDRKFLLKTTQFPKLYIAGLYDMVLDVKKIYEETKNGNQIYFVAIPTGHMGHIEKPKEIIKILENFIDFSIFY
- the rseP gene encoding RIP metalloprotease RseP, encoding MSSILIRSIQLLLSISILVVVHELGHFIIAQVFKVRVERFFLFFDPWFSIFKKKIGHTIYGLGWLPLGGYVKISGMMMDNKNILSKNKNWEFRSKSPIKRLLIISGGIIFNILLSILIFTFLLFKYGETYLPTKNVKYGIEVDSIGEKIGLRNGDKILFINDKYIPYFNEIPKEILLGNSITIDRMGHIIKLPLDDKKKKFIFDRKELNFFIKPRVPPIINYMIKNSKAEKYGLKNNDEILAINSEFVLFSDQLKDLLSKYKNENILISINRNGKLIQKEIFLDSKGILGIYLKNFMDLDQIFLFEKKKYSFLESFPHGTKKAYDVLKNQIFFLKNVFHIETKAYKQIGSFFSIAKEFPSKWNWGIFWTLTGTLSIWLAFLNLFPIPSLDGGYILFIMIEMITRKKINEEIIERSTVYGFVIISLIMMSIIIWDIFKVFIS